ATTCGCTGGATTTCTCCGGAGCATGTTTCATGCCTTTGAGCGAGGGCAGGATTTCATAGATACCCGGACGTTTCACGCCCCCGGCCACGGCAATCGTGGGGCCCAGTGGCGGAACGATCAACCGGTCGCCATCGCGTAGGGCCAGATCCATGCCGCTGCTGCCATGGATGAGCAGGCCGTATAAATCCACCATCGTCGTGCGGCCATCGCGGACCAGTTTGATCTGGCGCAACGATCCATTCTTGTCGATGCCGCCCGCCTGCATCAGCGCATCCAGCGCCGTATGGAACACGGTCAGCGTCTGGCGGCCCGGCTTGCGGACATTGCCAACCACCAGAATATTCACCTGCCGCACGCTTTCCAGCGAGACATAGATGTCGGTGTTGTACAAACTATCCGCCGATGCGGCCAACGCTTCGCGCAACTGGCCGATGGTGCGTCCGGCGGCCGATACAGGCGGCAGATCATCAAGGATCAGCAAGCCATCGGTTGTGATCGTGTAAATACCCTGATCGCGGCGTTGGCCACGGAATGTGATGTTCAGGCGGTCACCCGTGGACAAAACGAAATTGTCCTGCACGGCCCCCGCGGGCAGGGCGGCGTGCGGCGCGGGTGCGTGTTCGTCATCCGCGGGCCCATTTGGGGTTGGTGTGTATGGTGTGTTGAAATTTTCAAACAGGTCATACCCAAATTGTTCCAACGGATCGGCCACGCGTGCGGCATAAGATTCTTCGACGCTGGACAGCGGGCTGATGTGTTGCCCCACCATGCGGGCCAATCTTTCGTCCCGCGCCAGCAAATCGGCCAGCAAGGGTTCATAATCCTGCGGTGTCAGTGGCGTCAGGGCCCCGGGTTTCCGCGCGGAGTGGGATGGCGACGATGGTTGTGTTTGCGGGGCACCGGCCTGCATGTCTGTGCGGGCCTGGGTCACGCGGGCAATATTGCGGGTGTCTTTGGACCATGGCGCGATTTGCAGGGGCAGGAAATCCTGGGCCTGTGCGGTGGGAACGCAAACGGCAAGGCCGGCCAGCACCCAGACGGTGCACAAGCCGCTCTGCATAAAAAATCGGGTGGGGTTGAAATTCTGGGCACGGGCCATGATATAAGCAGGGTACAAAATGTGTAAAACATACAATCGCAACCGTCAGTATAGACCTGTTGTTTTGCCCTTGTGAATCCCCATTCAACACAAACCCCCGATAATCCAAGGGTAATCGCCAAAATGGCTAAAATGATCTCCACCGATCCTATTCATATGATCAAGCTGGCTGTCGGCGTGGACGATGTTGGGCATTTACATGCGTTGCAATCCGCCCGCCTGTTTGATTTTGACGGGGCGTTGGCCACCTGTGCGTGGACCCGGCGTAAACCCACGCGGGATGGTGGGCTGCTGAATGGTGGGTCCATATATTGGATCATCAAGGGCCGTATTCAGGCCCGACAGGCCTTTTTGGGCTTTGAGATGGAGGATACGGATGAGGGACCGTATTGTCGGCTGGTTCTGGATCCGGCTTTGATGCTGGTGGCGGCCATGCCGCACCGGGCATTTCAGGGGTGGCGATACCTTGACCCGGCCAAAGCCCCGCCCGATCTGCGGTTTTTTGACCCGGATCTGGCTGCTGAAGATGATGAAATGCCTGCCGATCTGACCGCGCAATTGCGCGATGCGGGATTGATTTAAGGGGGCATATCGAATTTTCTTGTAATATTCTGGAAAATAAGGCTTTCTTT
The genomic region above belongs to Micavibrio aeruginosavorus EPB and contains:
- a CDS encoding DUF1489 family protein, giving the protein MAKMISTDPIHMIKLAVGVDDVGHLHALQSARLFDFDGALATCAWTRRKPTRDGGLLNGGSIYWIIKGRIQARQAFLGFEMEDTDEGPYCRLVLDPALMLVAAMPHRAFQGWRYLDPAKAPPDLRFFDPDLAAEDDEMPADLTAQLRDAGLI